From a region of the Thermomicrobium roseum DSM 5159 genome:
- a CDS encoding FAD-dependent oxidoreductase has product MAIRKERLVIVGGDAAGMSAASQVRRLRSDVEIIAFERGAFTSYALCGLPYYVAGYVAEWSQLIARTPEAHRRNGIDVRLRTEVIGLDLARREVIALDHEQRREYREPFDQLVLATGARPRELAVPGRDAAGIFTLHGIEEAQALVDWLARERPQRAAVVGGGYIGIEIAEAFRARGLATTLIEAGEQVMPMLDPDMAELVERALREEQVTVLTKAPVEAFATRGGRIRAVITPAGEIAADVVVIGIGVEPNSELARATGLVVGERNAVHVDDRCRTSEPGIWAAGDCADVSHRLLGRSVYFPLGTTANKQGRICGLNLGGRDARFPGIVGTAITRFGDTEIARTGLSEREARVAGLSVITGHARSTTRSGYFPGASWMTVKMLAEESTGRLLGAQIVGGPGAGKRIDTVATALSAGLTLEEFIYLDLAYAPPFSPVWDPVVVAARKLAREA; this is encoded by the coding sequence ATGGCGATCCGGAAAGAGCGTCTGGTCATCGTCGGCGGGGATGCAGCTGGCATGAGCGCTGCATCACAGGTACGACGGCTGCGCTCCGACGTCGAGATCATCGCTTTCGAACGCGGTGCGTTCACCTCGTACGCGCTCTGCGGGTTGCCATATTACGTCGCAGGGTATGTCGCGGAGTGGAGTCAGCTCATCGCTCGCACACCGGAAGCACATCGCCGCAACGGCATCGATGTGCGGCTGCGCACCGAGGTCATCGGGCTCGATCTGGCTCGCCGCGAGGTGATCGCGCTGGACCACGAGCAGCGGCGCGAGTATCGCGAGCCGTTCGATCAGCTCGTGCTGGCCACTGGTGCGCGCCCGCGTGAACTCGCTGTCCCTGGTCGAGACGCCGCCGGTATTTTCACGTTGCACGGTATCGAGGAGGCGCAAGCGCTCGTCGACTGGCTCGCTCGAGAGCGACCGCAGCGAGCGGCCGTGGTCGGTGGTGGCTACATCGGCATCGAGATCGCCGAGGCATTCCGTGCCCGCGGCCTGGCGACCACACTCATCGAGGCTGGCGAGCAAGTTATGCCGATGCTGGATCCTGACATGGCCGAGTTGGTGGAGAGAGCACTGCGCGAAGAACAGGTGACCGTGTTGACGAAGGCACCAGTCGAAGCCTTTGCCACCCGCGGAGGACGGATCCGGGCGGTCATCACTCCAGCTGGCGAAATCGCTGCCGATGTCGTCGTGATCGGCATCGGAGTAGAACCGAACAGCGAGCTGGCTCGAGCTACTGGTCTCGTGGTCGGGGAACGCAATGCCGTGCACGTCGACGACCGCTGCCGCACCTCGGAACCAGGCATCTGGGCGGCCGGCGATTGCGCGGACGTGTCTCACCGCTTGCTCGGTCGGTCCGTGTACTTCCCGCTCGGTACCACTGCCAACAAGCAGGGTCGTATCTGCGGACTCAACCTGGGAGGCCGCGATGCCCGCTTCCCTGGTATCGTCGGCACCGCCATCACGCGCTTCGGCGACACCGAGATCGCCCGCACCGGGCTCAGTGAGCGCGAGGCACGAGTCGCAGGGTTGTCCGTGATCACTGGTCACGCCCGCTCCACGACCCGCTCCGGCTATTTCCCTGGCGCGAGCTGGATGACGGTCAAAATGCTGGCCGAAGAGAGCACCGGTCGACTGCTCGGTGCCCAAATCGTCGGCGGACCGGGAGCAGGCAAGCGGATCGACACTGTTGCAACTGCGTTGAGCGCCGGCCTCACGCTCGAGGAGTTCATCTATCTCGATCTCGCCTACGCACCGCCGTTCTCACCCGTCTGGGATCCGGTCGTCGTGGCAGCTCGCAAGCTCGCTCGCGAGGCATGA
- the dxs gene encoding 1-deoxy-D-xylulose-5-phosphate synthase, whose product MYLERIDSPQDLKRLSVPELEKLAEEIREAIIEVVLGKTGGHFAPNLGTVELTLALHYVFDSPRDKIVWDVGHQAYPHKLVTGRRDRFHTIRQEGGLSGFLQREESPHDHFGAGHASTSISAALGMAVAAKLRGDRYHTIAVIGDGALTGGMAYEALNHAGALQVPLIVVLNDNEMSIAPNVGALARYLTRVRTDTRYRQAKVEIERLLRRLPQGERLVELSHRFLDGLKEVVYRTMIWEELGFTYIGPIDGHNLRELIETFQLVKTFDSPVFVHVLTVKGKGYQPAEDDPFKHHSAAVKVPGAPPTPPRYQDVFGQTLVELAAKNDRIVAITAAMPDGTGLLPFAAAYPDRFFDVGIAEQHAVTFAAGLATQGLRPVCAIYSTFLQRAYDQVIHDVCIQKLPVVFAMDRAGLVGEDGRTHHGVFDVAYLRCLPNMVLMAPKDEDELRHMLATALAYEEGPIALRYPRGSGVGVPMLGEPRVLPIGRAELLREGSDVAIVALGATVLPAERAADILAERGIRATVINARFVKPLDRSLILDAARECGCLVTVEEAQLAGGFGSAVLETLADAGLLIPVLRLGLADRFFDHASQASLRRQAGIDAESIASRTLAFLATHGRIETGAISDR is encoded by the coding sequence ATGTATTTGGAACGGATCGACAGTCCACAGGACCTCAAGCGATTGAGCGTACCCGAACTCGAAAAGCTTGCCGAAGAGATCAGGGAAGCCATCATCGAAGTTGTGCTGGGGAAAACCGGCGGACACTTCGCTCCGAATCTCGGGACAGTCGAACTCACGTTGGCCTTGCATTACGTCTTCGATTCGCCGCGGGACAAAATCGTTTGGGATGTCGGTCACCAGGCCTACCCGCACAAGCTGGTGACCGGTCGCCGCGACCGGTTCCACACGATCCGGCAAGAAGGTGGCCTGAGCGGTTTCCTCCAGCGCGAAGAAAGCCCGCACGACCACTTCGGCGCTGGCCACGCTTCGACGTCGATTTCGGCCGCCCTGGGAATGGCGGTGGCAGCCAAACTACGGGGCGATCGCTACCACACGATCGCTGTTATCGGCGACGGTGCGCTGACCGGTGGCATGGCCTATGAAGCGCTGAATCATGCCGGTGCCCTCCAGGTACCCCTGATCGTCGTCCTCAACGACAACGAGATGTCGATCGCACCCAATGTGGGGGCACTGGCACGGTATCTGACCCGCGTCCGGACCGACACGCGGTACCGGCAAGCAAAGGTCGAAATCGAGCGACTGCTCCGACGGCTTCCGCAAGGCGAACGGCTGGTCGAACTCTCTCACCGCTTCTTGGACGGCCTCAAGGAGGTCGTCTACCGGACGATGATCTGGGAAGAACTCGGCTTTACCTATATCGGTCCGATCGATGGGCACAACCTGCGCGAGTTGATCGAGACCTTCCAGTTGGTCAAGACGTTCGACAGCCCGGTTTTCGTCCATGTCTTGACTGTCAAGGGCAAGGGATACCAGCCAGCGGAAGATGATCCGTTCAAGCACCACAGCGCGGCGGTCAAGGTTCCGGGAGCACCACCCACCCCACCACGGTACCAGGATGTCTTCGGTCAGACGTTGGTCGAGCTCGCCGCCAAAAATGATCGAATCGTCGCCATCACTGCGGCCATGCCGGACGGGACTGGGCTCCTGCCCTTCGCCGCAGCGTACCCTGACCGGTTCTTCGACGTGGGGATCGCCGAACAGCATGCCGTCACCTTCGCGGCTGGCCTGGCAACGCAGGGGCTCCGTCCGGTCTGCGCGATTTATTCCACCTTCCTGCAACGTGCCTACGACCAGGTGATCCATGACGTCTGTATCCAGAAACTCCCCGTCGTCTTCGCGATGGACCGTGCCGGTCTCGTGGGGGAAGATGGGCGAACCCATCACGGTGTGTTCGACGTCGCATATCTCCGCTGTCTTCCCAATATGGTCCTCATGGCACCGAAGGACGAGGATGAGCTGCGTCACATGTTAGCGACTGCGCTCGCTTACGAGGAAGGGCCGATCGCGCTCCGCTACCCGCGCGGGAGCGGTGTCGGCGTCCCCATGCTCGGGGAACCGCGTGTCCTGCCCATCGGCCGAGCGGAATTACTGCGCGAGGGATCCGACGTCGCGATCGTGGCGCTCGGTGCGACCGTTCTCCCGGCCGAGCGTGCCGCGGACATCCTCGCGGAGCGGGGAATCCGCGCGACTGTCATCAACGCTCGTTTCGTCAAACCGCTCGACCGGTCACTCATTCTCGATGCTGCGCGCGAATGCGGTTGCCTGGTGACGGTCGAAGAAGCCCAGCTGGCCGGAGGTTTCGGCAGCGCAGTCCTGGAGACACTCGCCGATGCCGGACTGTTGATTCCGGTACTGCGCCTGGGCCTGGCCGATCGCTTTTTCGACCACGCTTCCCAGGCATCGCTCCGGCGGCAAGCGGGAATCGATGCCGAATCGATCGCCAGCCGGACGCTCGCGTTCCTCGCGACCCATGGTCGTATCGAGACAGGAGCGATCAGCGACCGGTGA
- a CDS encoding ABC transporter permease, producing the protein MIVRLIIRRLFFLIFVLLGLSLITFTLSHVVPSDPARMIAGPRASPAAVEKIRKEYGLDQPLWRQYVRYVSGLVRFDFGKSLTSRRPVAEDLKRYLPATIELALASMLFAVILGIPLGILSAVQRNSLLDLFGRTISILGLSIPSFWLALVLQFILFAQLGLLPDGQRLPIGVKEPPPVTGLFTIDALLAGNLPLFFLALKHLVMPSLVLGLAALAIVTRMVRSGMLEVLGQDYIRTARAKGLRPSTVILRHALKNALLPAVTVIGLQFGLLMGGAVLVEIIFSWPGIGRYAFQAIQNFDYNAVISVTLVIGAAYVLVNLLVDIAYVLLDPRIRVT; encoded by the coding sequence ATGATCGTTCGGCTCATCATCCGAAGGCTCTTCTTCCTCATCTTCGTGCTGCTCGGGCTCTCGCTCATCACCTTCACCTTGTCGCACGTCGTGCCGAGCGATCCTGCCCGCATGATCGCTGGGCCGCGCGCGAGCCCAGCAGCGGTCGAGAAGATCCGCAAGGAGTACGGGCTCGACCAACCGCTTTGGCGCCAGTACGTGCGCTACGTGAGCGGTTTGGTCCGCTTCGACTTCGGCAAGTCGTTGACCTCCCGCCGTCCCGTCGCCGAGGACTTGAAGCGGTACCTGCCAGCCACGATCGAACTCGCACTCGCCTCGATGCTGTTCGCGGTGATCCTCGGCATCCCCCTCGGTATTCTCTCAGCGGTCCAGCGAAACTCCCTGCTCGATCTCTTCGGCCGGACCATCTCGATTCTCGGCCTGTCGATTCCGTCCTTTTGGCTGGCACTCGTCCTGCAGTTCATCCTGTTTGCCCAACTGGGGCTGCTCCCCGATGGCCAGCGACTCCCGATCGGAGTCAAAGAGCCGCCACCGGTCACGGGCTTGTTCACGATCGATGCGCTCCTGGCCGGGAACCTTCCGCTCTTCTTCCTGGCTCTCAAGCACTTGGTCATGCCGTCACTGGTGCTCGGGCTCGCTGCGCTCGCGATCGTCACACGAATGGTCCGCTCGGGGATGCTGGAGGTTCTCGGACAGGATTACATCCGAACCGCGCGGGCCAAGGGGTTGCGCCCGAGTACGGTCATCCTCCGCCATGCGCTCAAGAACGCCTTACTCCCGGCTGTCACGGTGATCGGCCTGCAGTTCGGGTTGCTCATGGGCGGGGCCGTTCTCGTCGAGATCATCTTTTCCTGGCCAGGCATCGGTCGCTACGCCTTTCAAGCCATCCAGAACTTCGATTACAACGCAGTCATCTCCGTGACCCTGGTCATCGGTGCCGCCTACGTTCTCGTCAATCTCTTGGTCGATATCGCGTACGTGCTGCTCGATCCACGCATCCGGGTGACGTGA
- a CDS encoding response regulator transcription factor: MAHILVVEDDARIAKILELFLRRDGHTVVTVADGTAALARFEQEHPDLVILDLMLPGTHGRDVCRALRLRHATPILMLTALDDERDIVEGLDLGADDYVTKPFKPNELLARVRALLRRASGPPVRELVYGDIRIDREARTVFIDDEPVTLRPREFDLLLALVSQAGRIISRQRLLQQVWCDHEIDEASRTLDVHVNRLRQKLQKSRVRIESIRGIGYRLALSES; this comes from the coding sequence ATGGCGCACATACTCGTCGTCGAGGACGACGCGCGTATTGCCAAGATTCTGGAACTTTTCCTGCGCCGCGACGGGCACACGGTCGTGACCGTTGCCGACGGAACGGCTGCGCTGGCGCGCTTCGAGCAGGAGCACCCTGATCTGGTCATCCTCGACCTCATGTTGCCGGGCACACACGGTCGTGACGTCTGCCGAGCCCTCCGTCTCCGCCATGCCACACCGATCCTCATGCTCACGGCGCTCGATGACGAGCGCGATATCGTCGAGGGACTAGATCTCGGGGCCGACGACTACGTCACCAAACCGTTCAAGCCGAACGAGCTGCTCGCCCGCGTGCGGGCACTCCTGCGGCGCGCCAGCGGACCACCGGTGAGAGAACTTGTGTACGGGGATATCCGCATCGACCGTGAGGCACGCACTGTCTTCATCGATGATGAGCCGGTCACCTTGCGCCCACGCGAGTTCGACCTCTTGCTGGCCCTGGTGAGCCAGGCGGGCAGAATCATCTCGCGTCAGCGCCTTTTGCAGCAAGTCTGGTGCGACCACGAAATCGACGAGGCTTCGCGCACCCTGGACGTCCACGTCAATCGGCTGCGTCAGAAATTGCAGAAAAGTCGCGTCCGGATCGAGAGCATCCGAGGCATCGGCTACCGACTCGCTCTCAGTGAATCGTAA
- a CDS encoding sensor histidine kinase, protein MIRSLRGRLFASFVAVVLVMVTTTALAAIWPLVRAQREVNQRELEQLAAQLAVGIDAVYRRPGLRPLLGGEFLHELGERSGVRLLIIDPQGAIVADSVEEPLPPAVRAAVTQGLAEGTREQRFSPGKRDRAVRLAGSVGGYSLAAAPLASVPGATLVVLAPAPTRVLLRTLIPGLGLALAAGLVASLAVTWFLARSIAGPIARLAAVADAIAAGDLSRQASDAGSDEVGRLVRSFNTMVTTLRRLLEGQRNLLANVAHELRTPLTVIQGYAHALREGLLTEAPEREEALQVIASESERAARLLTQLLHLTRLETGQIALERQPVDLAALVQRVLARHRLEAQQRRITLTATIPDALLVSGDPDLLEQAIENLVQNALVHGRDGMDIVISARSIPATPPRVALTVRDTGPGIPPDALPHLFDRFYRGAPAQNDRNGFGLGLAIVREIVTLHGGTVSVASELGVGTTFTLELPEATVLD, encoded by the coding sequence GTGATCAGGAGTCTACGCGGCCGCTTGTTCGCGAGCTTCGTCGCGGTGGTGCTGGTCATGGTGACCACAACTGCTCTGGCTGCCATTTGGCCCCTCGTCCGCGCCCAGCGCGAGGTCAACCAGCGCGAGCTGGAGCAGCTGGCGGCCCAACTGGCAGTCGGCATCGATGCCGTTTACCGTCGCCCCGGACTGCGGCCGCTCCTGGGCGGTGAGTTCCTGCACGAACTCGGTGAGCGCAGCGGCGTGCGGCTCCTGATCATCGACCCGCAGGGGGCGATCGTGGCGGATTCGGTCGAGGAGCCGCTTCCCCCGGCCGTACGGGCAGCGGTCACCCAGGGGTTAGCGGAGGGCACACGAGAGCAACGATTCTCTCCTGGAAAGCGCGACCGGGCGGTCCGGCTCGCTGGTTCGGTGGGCGGCTACTCATTGGCGGCAGCCCCGTTGGCCAGCGTACCGGGAGCGACCCTCGTCGTCCTGGCGCCGGCACCGACGCGGGTCCTCCTGCGCACGCTGATCCCAGGGCTTGGGCTGGCGCTGGCTGCTGGGCTCGTCGCCTCGCTCGCTGTGACCTGGTTCCTTGCACGATCGATCGCTGGGCCGATCGCGCGCCTAGCTGCAGTCGCCGACGCTATCGCGGCCGGTGACCTCTCGCGCCAGGCGAGTGACGCTGGGTCCGACGAGGTCGGGCGACTGGTGCGCAGCTTCAACACGATGGTGACGACTCTGCGGCGTCTCCTGGAGGGACAGCGCAACCTCCTAGCCAACGTCGCCCACGAACTCCGCACGCCGCTCACAGTGATCCAGGGATATGCCCACGCGCTCCGGGAGGGACTGCTCACCGAGGCGCCCGAGCGCGAGGAGGCGTTGCAGGTCATCGCGAGCGAGAGCGAACGGGCAGCGCGCCTCCTCACGCAGCTCTTGCACCTGACGCGCCTGGAAACCGGCCAGATCGCGCTCGAGCGCCAGCCTGTCGATCTGGCGGCACTGGTTCAACGTGTCCTGGCTCGTCACCGGCTGGAGGCTCAGCAGCGCCGTATCACGCTGACGGCGACGATCCCCGACGCACTGCTGGTTTCGGGAGATCCGGATCTGCTCGAGCAGGCGATCGAGAACCTGGTGCAGAATGCGCTCGTCCACGGCCGTGACGGGATGGACATCGTGATCAGCGCGCGGTCGATCCCCGCAACACCCCCGCGGGTCGCACTCACCGTCCGCGACACTGGTCCTGGTATTCCGCCCGATGCCTTGCCACACTTGTTCGATCGGTTCTACCGGGGAGCCCCAGCACAGAACGACCGGAACGGTTTCGGACTCGGCTTAGCCATCGTCCGCGAGATCGTGACCCTTCACGGCGGGACGGTCTCGGTGGCCTCCGAACTCGGAGTCGGGACGACGTTCACGCTGGAACTCCCGGAAGCGACCGTGCTCGATTGA
- a CDS encoding ABC transporter substrate-binding protein, giving the protein MDPRRPEESLALLLAARSGRLTRRQILSRGLALGLSTPTILALLAACSRGGETPTAPAPAATPQPGQTPTGRRESTNREFVVLFFGGVPDLDPQSAYDNQASALFLACYEMLIKLKGESTFDYEPMLAREWSHNDNFTEFTFKLPPNAVFHDGSPCDADAVKRSFTRFLKMGRGPVNVISRFVEDPDQQIQVVDTTTIKFVMTKPQPLFLAAMASEYGPLIVSPKAWDEHKTADDEFAHDWFSQNIVGTGPYKPVELLQQERFVFERFEQYHGERPFFDRIIARVVPEDATRRQLMETGEAHACAYINPEDLLAMKQNPNLQIVEYDTTEVDWIRMNYARLNAKARQGFCYAWPYQEVIEKVLRGYAKPINGPIADTVIGYDPSIPTYTTDLQKAKQLLSEAGIKEGDTFTYMYSSGDQTDAAMAQLFQANLAQIGIRLELQQVERAALLELAYGDTPPEQRPHFMSGGWWPDYNDSWNQIYPNYHSDSVGSKGSNAMFYQNPEVDRLMNQLKDAATEDEIRRLTGQIVRILTWDDPAAIFYAQIKKATVLQKDIRGYVPNPIYINSYNFWAMWREAL; this is encoded by the coding sequence ATGGATCCCCGACGCCCCGAAGAATCGCTCGCCCTTCTGCTGGCAGCGCGCAGTGGCCGGCTCACGCGCCGGCAGATCCTGAGCCGCGGCCTGGCACTCGGTCTCTCCACTCCGACGATTCTCGCCTTGTTGGCTGCCTGCTCGCGGGGCGGGGAAACGCCGACCGCCCCTGCCCCAGCAGCTACCCCACAGCCCGGCCAAACCCCCACCGGCCGGCGAGAATCGACGAATCGCGAGTTCGTCGTCCTCTTCTTCGGAGGGGTACCGGACCTCGATCCGCAATCAGCGTACGATAACCAGGCTTCGGCACTCTTCCTCGCCTGTTACGAGATGCTGATCAAGCTGAAGGGGGAGTCCACCTTCGACTACGAGCCGATGCTGGCTCGTGAGTGGTCGCACAACGACAACTTTACCGAGTTCACTTTCAAGCTACCGCCGAACGCCGTCTTCCACGATGGCTCCCCGTGCGACGCAGACGCGGTGAAGCGCTCGTTCACGCGTTTCCTCAAGATGGGTCGAGGGCCCGTCAATGTGATCTCGCGTTTCGTCGAGGATCCCGACCAACAGATCCAGGTCGTCGACACCACGACGATCAAGTTCGTCATGACCAAACCACAACCACTCTTCCTGGCCGCGATGGCCTCCGAGTACGGGCCGCTGATCGTCTCGCCGAAAGCGTGGGACGAGCACAAGACTGCCGACGACGAGTTCGCGCACGACTGGTTCAGCCAGAACATCGTCGGCACCGGCCCGTACAAGCCAGTCGAACTCTTGCAGCAGGAACGATTCGTTTTCGAGCGCTTCGAGCAGTATCATGGCGAGCGGCCCTTCTTCGACCGGATCATCGCCCGGGTCGTCCCCGAGGATGCAACCCGACGCCAGCTCATGGAGACAGGCGAGGCCCACGCCTGTGCCTACATCAATCCCGAAGACCTCCTGGCCATGAAGCAGAACCCGAATCTCCAGATCGTCGAGTACGACACGACCGAGGTCGACTGGATCCGCATGAACTACGCCCGCTTGAATGCGAAGGCGCGTCAGGGGTTCTGTTACGCGTGGCCATACCAAGAAGTGATCGAAAAGGTCCTGCGCGGTTATGCCAAACCGATCAACGGGCCGATCGCCGACACCGTCATCGGTTACGATCCTTCCATACCGACCTATACGACTGACTTGCAAAAGGCCAAGCAACTGCTCAGCGAAGCGGGTATCAAGGAAGGCGACACCTTCACCTACATGTACTCGAGCGGCGATCAGACGGATGCCGCGATGGCCCAGCTCTTCCAGGCCAATCTCGCCCAGATCGGTATCCGGCTCGAGCTCCAGCAGGTCGAGCGGGCAGCACTACTGGAACTCGCCTACGGCGATACGCCGCCGGAACAGCGCCCGCACTTCATGTCCGGTGGATGGTGGCCGGACTACAACGATTCCTGGAACCAGATCTACCCGAACTACCACTCCGACTCGGTGGGTTCCAAGGGTTCCAACGCGATGTTCTACCAGAATCCGGAGGTCGATCGGCTCATGAACCAGCTGAAGGATGCGGCGACGGAAGACGAGATCCGGCGCCTCACCGGGCAAATCGTGCGCATTCTCACCTGGGACGATCCAGCCGCTATCTTTTATGCCCAGATCAAGAAGGCAACTGTGCTGCAGAAGGATATTCGCGGCTACGTCCCCAAC
- the rsmG gene encoding 16S rRNA (guanine(527)-N(7))-methyltransferase RsmG encodes MSGEPLDLEFVQQALGRWGEAFTPERERAFQQYGQLLLQWNRQINLTGLDEWSAIQRRLLVESLALLPWVDRACERKTPCRMIDVGTGAGIPGIPIAVVRPSLMITLLDATKKKIRFLETVVQQLRLANVVPIHERAEVLAHQPAHRGRYHLATARALAHLATACELTLPFLAPGGLALFPKGTGIEQELAESQPALALLGGELLAVEPLPLADLVGTASTLVVVRAVRPCPPMYPRRPGVPAKRPLGEFTRKE; translated from the coding sequence GTGAGCGGTGAGCCGCTCGATCTCGAGTTCGTCCAGCAGGCCCTCGGGCGCTGGGGAGAGGCTTTCACGCCGGAGCGCGAACGTGCCTTCCAGCAGTACGGGCAACTGCTCCTGCAGTGGAACAGGCAAATCAACTTGACTGGGCTCGACGAGTGGTCAGCTATTCAGCGCCGACTGCTCGTCGAGTCGCTCGCTCTGCTTCCCTGGGTGGATCGCGCCTGCGAGCGAAAGACTCCTTGCCGGATGATCGACGTGGGTACCGGAGCAGGCATACCGGGCATCCCGATCGCGGTCGTTCGGCCCTCGCTCATGATCACCCTCCTCGACGCGACCAAAAAGAAGATCCGCTTCCTCGAGACGGTCGTGCAACAGCTGCGACTGGCCAACGTCGTGCCCATACACGAGCGGGCCGAAGTCCTCGCTCATCAGCCAGCTCACCGCGGCCGCTACCATCTCGCGACGGCCCGAGCACTGGCGCATCTGGCGACCGCGTGCGAACTCACGTTGCCTTTCCTGGCCCCAGGAGGGCTTGCGCTCTTCCCGAAAGGTACCGGTATCGAGCAGGAACTCGCCGAGAGCCAGCCAGCACTCGCTCTCCTTGGCGGTGAACTCCTCGCCGTCGAGCCTCTCCCGCTGGCAGATCTCGTCGGCACCGCCAGTACACTCGTCGTCGTCCGCGCGGTACGCCCTTGCCCGCCCATGTACCCGCGGCGACCCGGTGTCCCGGCGAAGCGACCGCTCGGCGAGTTCACCCGGAAGGAGTGA
- the nikC gene encoding nickel transporter permease: MERTTTATTRPVTVLLERPPRQRTLSSTVIEFLRHSPLNLLGVVLIALFLFLVVFGSVLAPHDPIQPNVALKLQPPSSTYWFGTDELGRDVFSRVLSGAKYSLGIAFIILSIAVVVGTLVGLIAGYVGGLVDELLMRLTDLFLAFPALVLAMAIAATLGRNLQNTVIALTVVYWPWYARLVRGQVLWLKEREFIEAARAIGASPWRIVGRHILPNTLAVIIVQLTLDVGYAVLATSGLSFLGLGAQPPTPEWGTMIAGARTFFRDAWWYITFPGLALTLTVLGFNLLGDGLRDFLDPRTRRR; the protein is encoded by the coding sequence ATGGAGCGAACCACGACCGCGACGACCAGGCCAGTGACCGTGCTGCTCGAGCGCCCACCGCGCCAGCGCACCCTCTCGAGCACGGTCATCGAATTCCTTCGTCACAGCCCGCTCAACTTGCTGGGCGTGGTACTGATCGCCCTTTTCCTTTTCCTCGTGGTCTTCGGTAGTGTGCTCGCACCGCACGACCCCATCCAGCCGAACGTCGCCCTCAAGCTTCAGCCCCCATCGTCGACGTACTGGTTCGGTACCGACGAGCTCGGGCGCGACGTGTTCAGTCGGGTGCTGAGCGGAGCCAAATATTCCTTGGGTATCGCGTTCATCATTCTGTCGATCGCTGTCGTTGTCGGAACGCTGGTCGGTCTGATCGCTGGCTACGTCGGTGGGCTGGTCGACGAACTGCTCATGCGCCTGACCGACCTTTTCCTGGCTTTTCCGGCCCTCGTTCTCGCCATGGCGATCGCTGCGACGCTCGGTCGTAACCTGCAGAACACGGTGATCGCGCTCACCGTCGTGTACTGGCCATGGTATGCACGCCTCGTTCGGGGTCAGGTGCTGTGGCTCAAGGAGCGCGAGTTCATCGAGGCAGCGCGAGCGATCGGTGCCTCGCCCTGGCGCATCGTCGGCCGGCATATTCTGCCGAACACGCTTGCGGTGATCATCGTCCAACTCACGCTCGATGTGGGCTATGCGGTGTTGGCAACGTCCGGCCTCTCGTTTCTCGGACTCGGTGCCCAGCCTCCGACGCCGGAATGGGGTACGATGATCGCTGGTGCCCGAACCTTCTTCCGCGATGCGTGGTGGTACATTACGTTTCCTGGCCTGGCCCTGACGCTCACCGTTTTGGGCTTCAATCTACTCGGCGATGGCTTGCGTGACTTCCTCGATCCGCGGACTCGGCGACGGTAA